The window GAAAACTCTTACTGAGTTACTGATTGCCTACAATACCCAAAATGCATATCACTCAAATTAGCTGTAGCTGAATTTCATGTTTATACCTTTTCGTCTTCAGAACAGTTCTGTATTGATGTACTGACCATAGCCAAAGAGGCCAGGAAACACACTCTGGGAGTTTTCCACCCGACCTTCAGTCTGCTGCGGACAGTGCGGGAGTCTCTGCTAGAGAAGCTTCCAGCAGATGCCCACCTTCGGGCCTCTGGAAGGCTCTGTGTGTCCCTCACCAGACTGCCTGACAGGACGAATGTTTTGGTGTCAAAGTTTGACAGCAGGGAGGAGCTGATTCAGGtagaaaggagcagacagaggtACTGAAATGTTCTGCTGCCTGGTAGTGTTTCAATGCCACTCTGTGCCTTTGCAGGTTCTcatgtgcagctgttttttccCCGTTTACTGTGGTTTCATCCCACCTTCATACCGTGGAGTGGTGAGTAGATATCCTGCACATTTTCTAAGGTTTTGTAAAAGGATTAGAAGGAAATGGTTATCTAATATGGGTTTACTGTGTTCTTTACTTTAGAGCCATTATGAGACACTTTTAATTCTATAAAACtggctaaataaaaaaaaaatcatagaaaCATCATAAACATAAGGATTTCTGGCACAACTTTGGCTACTTCATGACACATGgataaggtaaaaaaaaaatctgaatggGAACTCCTGCAACACTATAAAGAACAACTCGATTGTGAAACCAGTGCCTTTTGATTTGTGGCTTTTTGGCGTCTCCCTTCTTGAACAGCCATGTTTTAATATGTACTGTAGCTCTAGATAGATTTTGCGTGTTTTGTTGCCACTATAGTTTTCCCTTCATATTTGGATTGGGAAGGTGAGTGGAGGAGGTTGCAATACACatctacaccactagatgtcactagGTTTCTAGACACTGCTCATTTaagtaaaaaggaaaacatccTAGCCAATCCTAGCCGATGTCACTCTGGGTGCTCTTTTTGAAGGTGCCATTCTGAATCTCTTTATTCAACAGTTGTACAATGAAAGAAGCTACATACAAGAGCAGAAGTACCAGTTtccacacagacaagacaattATTAAGCAAATTAATCAATTATATTGACGTGCATAAGTTACTGAAGCTGGATTCTTTATACCAATTTTCTGGGGACAAAACTGATACAAACTGTGATTTTTGCTTCCCGCAGATAACAATATGATCTAGTGTCAGTGTCAACCTTAGGTACAGCTCCATGGCAACTCCATTTTTAGCCGCTACTGATTTATAACTAATTTTGTTGattgtttaaatgtgtgacCCGGAGAAACTGATGCCGAAACTTTGCAAACTTTAActgaaaatgcatttattgCAAACTGCAAATTTCAATGagctttccaaaaaaaagagtccttttaaacaaaacaacacacatccTCCAAGGACGCAGTCAAAAACAGATTGCCCCCAAAATTAGACGCACCTGTCATTAATGACCTGAACTAAATATCTTATGGTTGTAGTGTTCAGGAGGGATAATCCCGAAAATACAAAAGAATATATCGTTCCACAATGGTTTACTTAAATGCGTGAGTGGCTTTTCCAAGGAACTGGCAGTTTTGGCACTCCTGtgttgacttcacttcacagtcataGTTACCATTACCAGATCGTAAGCGTTAACGTAGCCGCTATGATAAGAGCTAGTTGATTTTCAAACTgtcctttattatctcctttagcatacGATACACTGGATTCAAGTCCAGAGCGCGACCATTACACCATGGAATTGATTTGAACTGATTGTCAAAATACAGCAAATGAAATCTCAATATTCAAGAAGACTGATCAAAATCACCTGATCTCAGTTCATCTCTGTACGACCACTGGATCACATTGTGCACATCTAACGCTGACTTCACcgacaatgtgtgtgtggacttccATTTTCCTCCCTCAAAGGTTTTCATAAAAATCTCAAAACAATTTGTGTAAAACATGTATTTACCATTATAATAACTGTTAACTTTCACgttatttaaactgtttatttcactTAATTAACCTACTTTATACTGTGTTTATTAGCACTATCATGTGGTTAGGCAATAAGTgtagcctatatgtgtttatgcataattgttattgttttagttGCTCCATTTTTAGCCGCTACTGGTTTATAACTAATTTTGTTGATTGTTTAGATGTGTGACCCGGAGAAACTGATGCCAAAACTTTGCAAACTTTAActgaaaatgcatttattgCAAACTGCAAATTTCAATaagctttccaaaaaaaaagagtccttttaaacaaaccaacac is drawn from Larimichthys crocea isolate SSNF unplaced genomic scaffold, L_crocea_2.0 scaffold434, whole genome shotgun sequence and contains these coding sequences:
- the LOC113745088 gene encoding patatin-like phospholipase domain-containing protein 2, which encodes MFNWDEEWNISFAGCGFRSIYYLGALSCILQQAPQLVHGASKICGASSGCLVAAALTVGIPIEQFCIDVLTIAKEARKHTLGVFHPTFSLLRTVRESLLEKLPADAHLRASGRLCVSLTRLPDRTNVLVSKFDSREELIQVLMCSCFFPVYCGFIPPSYRGVHTIHWIQVQSATITPWN